Below is a genomic region from Virgibacillus dokdonensis.
TTGTTTAATGAATTCACGTTAAATAAATTGAATTTTCCATTCATTAGGGTTCCTTTTTTCGCTATTACTCGTAAGCAGCTCAATGATAGGATAGGATTTCAAGAACACTTGAAAGAAGAAGGGATTTATGTGCTGTTATTCCCCAGTTAGTTTTTTGTAACTTGGCATTTCTAAGTATGAAAGGATAGTCTTACAGAACTTTGTATTAAGAAGAATCGTATCAGTAAAACGAAAGATTTCGTCATAGCGATTTTGCGATAAACCATTTTTTCTAAAGAGGATATAATCAAAGGGAGGCATTGGTTATGGTAAAACAACAGTATGCGGAAAGTAAACAAGTAGGTAATAAAATGAAAATGACGCCTAGTGAGGCGATTGTTGAAACGTTAGTTGCAGAAAACGTCAAAGAAGTGTATGGTATTGTCGGATCAGCTTTTATGGATATGTTAGATTTATTTCCAACTGCAGGTATTCGATTTTTGCCAGTACGGCATGAACAAAGCGCAGCTCATATGGCAGATGCTTATACACGCGTGTCAGGAGTCGCCGGTGTAGTCATTGGGCAAAATGGTCCTGGAATTACAAATATGGTTACATCAGTTGCAGCAGCAAACCAAGCCCATACACCTATGGTTGTTATTTCCCCGTCAGCTGGGACGCCGACGATAGGCTGGGATGGTTTTCAAGAAGCAGATCAAGTATCCATTTTTCAATCCATTACCAAAGAGACAGTTAGGGTTACTCATAAAAGTAGGGTAGCGGATTGTTTGCGGACAGCGTTTCGAATTGCGTATGCGGAAAGAGGGCCGGTTCTTTATGATATCCCACGTGACTTATTTTACGGTGAACTAGAAGATCAAATTCTTTCTCCCCGTCAATATCGTGTTGATAAACGAGGAAATGGCGACCCTGCTGCAATAAGTGATGCTGTCACATTATTACAGCAAGCTGAAAATCCAGTTATCCTATCTGGACGAGGTGTAGTAGATGCTGATGCCGTTGATGTGGTAAGTAAAATTGCTGAGCATTTAACTATTCCTGTTGCTGTTTCGTATATGCATAATGATGCATTTCCTGCAGATCACCCATTAGCAGTGGGTCCTATTGGTTACATGGGGTCTAAGGCGGCTATGTATACATTACAAGAAGCTGATGTAGTTTTAGCAATTGGTACACGGCTGTCTGTTTTTGGAACTTTGCCTTGCTATGATATCGACTATTTTCCTAAACAGGCTAAAATTATTCAAGTTGATATTAACCCGAGAAATATTGCTAGAACCCATCCTGTTGAAATTGGGATTATTGGTGATGCGAAATCTTCTGCAGAAGCTATTTATGAACAATTAGAGAAGTCTGTTCCTAAAAGAAAAAGTAATGACGAACGATTAACAGCAGTTAGTAAACGAAAACAAGATTGGGAGCAAGAACTTATTGATCTTGCTATGGTAGAAGGGGAGCCAATTAATCCGCGTCGGGCTTTACTTGAACTGACGAAAGCTTTGCCAGAGAATACAATTATCTCAACAGATATAGGTAACGTCTCATCTACGGCTAATGCGTATTTGAAATTCACTCAAACACGGCGACATATTGCTGCTTTAACGTTTGGAAACACTGGATTTGCTTATCCTGCAGCTTTAGGTGCACAATTGGCTGAACCAAGCTCTCCAGTAGTTGCAATTATTGGCGATGGAGCATGGGGGATGAGTTTGCATGAGGTAAGTACAGCTTTAGAACAAAATATTCCAGTTATTGCTTGCGTATTCAACAATAAGTCTTGGGCAGCCGAGAAGAAAAATCAAGTTGATTACTATGATAACCGCTTTATTGGGTCTGATATTGAAGCACCTGATTTTACAGAAGTAGCGAAATCAATGGGGGCATTGGGATATACCATAGAGCAACCAGAAGCTATTGCTGAAGTTGTAAATCATGTACTTCAACAAAGAAAGCCAGCTGTATTAAACATTATGGTTGATGGTACGCAGCTAGCTCCCCCGTTTAGAAAAGACGCACTGAAGATGCCTACACGTCTATTGGATAAATATAAGCATTTAGATTATGAAACTTGGGGTAAATAAGACGAGAAAATAAAAACTCACT
It encodes:
- the xsc gene encoding sulfoacetaldehyde acetyltransferase; the protein is MVKQQYAESKQVGNKMKMTPSEAIVETLVAENVKEVYGIVGSAFMDMLDLFPTAGIRFLPVRHEQSAAHMADAYTRVSGVAGVVIGQNGPGITNMVTSVAAANQAHTPMVVISPSAGTPTIGWDGFQEADQVSIFQSITKETVRVTHKSRVADCLRTAFRIAYAERGPVLYDIPRDLFYGELEDQILSPRQYRVDKRGNGDPAAISDAVTLLQQAENPVILSGRGVVDADAVDVVSKIAEHLTIPVAVSYMHNDAFPADHPLAVGPIGYMGSKAAMYTLQEADVVLAIGTRLSVFGTLPCYDIDYFPKQAKIIQVDINPRNIARTHPVEIGIIGDAKSSAEAIYEQLEKSVPKRKSNDERLTAVSKRKQDWEQELIDLAMVEGEPINPRRALLELTKALPENTIISTDIGNVSSTANAYLKFTQTRRHIAALTFGNTGFAYPAALGAQLAEPSSPVVAIIGDGAWGMSLHEVSTALEQNIPVIACVFNNKSWAAEKKNQVDYYDNRFIGSDIEAPDFTEVAKSMGALGYTIEQPEAIAEVVNHVLQQRKPAVLNIMVDGTQLAPPFRKDALKMPTRLLDKYKHLDYETWGK